The window TATGCCACATATCCAGTTGATCATTTAAGGTACATTTTAAGGTCCACtttgttcatttccttctcctcttaaTGTTAATGACATGGTACAGTGGTAAGAGCATTGAATTTGTTATctgaagacatgagtttgaatttcCCCTCAGCTAATTACTTCCTCTATCTGTGTGCCGTTGGGTAAGTCACAGTCTCCCTGGCCatcaggatttttttgtttttgtgaactAATGTCTTTGGACTAAATAGCCTTCAGAATTAGAGTCCTATAAGTTATATTCTAGGTCTTGTGATGTCATGTATcgagaatcagaagacctgggttcaaatcttgttttaGGATCATGCTATCAGTATAAGCTAGcacaaatcactttccctttccAGGCCTCAGCCTCCTTTGCTGTAAAATGAAAATCTGGACTACGTGATCTCAAAAGATCCTTCTGGTTCCAAAAACTATAATTGTTACTTATTCAGGTCCCTGCTGAACTCAAATTGTACAGATAGCTTGCAGAAAGTTTCTGGGAGATGAGTTTTGGTTTTTCCCCATTCTAGTTCCCCAAGACAATTGATCTCAGTCCtctgggagaaagaaagaatagactcCAACAATAATCAAAAAGTACCAAACCAATTAGCACATAAGAATTCACTCACCATAATCCTTGAACCATTTCTCTCTGATCAAGCTTCCATTACTCACAATGCTGACACTGGGGAGTTTTAGTTCTTTTTTGCAGAATTTCACCAACTTGCCTAGGAATTCTCCCCTGTCATGTAGAAATGGCTCTCCTCCTGAGAAGTTAATCTTCTCCATACCTGTCAAATGGCATGGgaaaatttatgattttttttttcactaaactaaacaaccatttattatatacctactaGATGCAAAGCCCtatgtcagagccagaagaaaagaatgaagaacaacacaGTCCTTATATTCAACTACTAGATAGAAACTACTAGATAAAGAATAGCTGACCTTTACAGAGTGCTTTGTTTCTGGGTTTAACTTATAAACAATCCTTTAGCCACTTAGCAAACATTAGGCTATGtttgcagaaaaaaaaaccaaactattttAAAGACAAGTAGAAAATTAATATGATACATATTCATAATTTTTAGGCAgtatttaaaaattacaaaataactTTAGCTCTAAAAATGTTGGGGTTCAGATTagatttgaattaaatttaattatcaAGTATTTTTGGAGCAACACCTAATTCATCATAAGCACTGTTACGTAAGCACTTAAAATGTGCAAGGCCCTGTACAAAGCACCAGGAATATTTGTAGGAAACAAAGAAGTCTAAGATACAGGGTAATATGGAGTATTTAAAGTCAGAGAACTTGTGTTGAAATTCTCTCCTATGATATGTTCTATCTGTGTAAtattgggtaaatcacttaatttctatgagcctcagtttcctcatgtgtgaaatgagggggctgaCACAGTtgccctctgaggtccttttgagTTCCAGATCTACAACCTTggatcctatgatcttataaacTGAGTTTTATTCCTGGATGTCCTTCTTGATGtttgtgtaaccttgggccaaTATCTTAACCTTTCCATtctttagcttcctcatctatcaaaaaaaaaaaaaaaaaggatttggacCAGAGGGTTTCCAATgctccttttagctctaaatccttaAGTCTGAAGTCTCTTTTCTCAAGAGTCTTACAGTACAATTGGAGAGTTAAGATGCAACAACAAGAAAGTTTGATAATATGCAATGGAATATTGGATAATAATGGATAACATGCCAAAAGGAGTTGTACAGAAATAAGTAGTAACACATGCAAGCACAGATTAAGGAGAGAATGACTTGATCCAAAATAGTAGAGGAAGACAATGAAGAAAGTGGGCCATGGCTTAGGGACATATGATAGAATTATGGAATTATATGGCTGGCAGGCAATTTATTGTGCAGAGGCTGGATGGTGAGGGGATCATTTTATAGAGCCTCTCTTCCAACAAAATACAGAATCTCAGATCTGGATAGGATGAAAAAAGACCACCTGGTCTGACCTGtcctccttccatcctttccttctttcacctACAATCCTCCAGAtcgaaatcttttttttttaaatatatgagaaAAGTGAATaatggaaaggttaagtgattggttCAAGTTTATACAAATATCAAGGACAGCCAGGAATAACAGTGTTTATCCAGCTCAGATCCAAGAATTttggggagggtggaagggaaTCACTGGCAGCagcctttttttgcttttgttcagCTCTAATTGTTACTGTGTTTGTCCTTTCATCCAGGTAACTTCAGAAAGGCTTGTCTTTAAAAAGGCTATATTTCTTAAGAAAGAGACATTATGGAATCAGGAGACAACATGGTACCTGGATCTAATTTCTATCTCTACGACagtctagctttgtgaccttgggtaagtcgtTTTAAATACCTTAgaccccaatttcttcatctgtaaaatgagagtgttatcACAGGCTCTCTTGGTAATATCTTCAATTTCCCAAAGTCTAatctaaatctttcttttttgtttttttttttgttgtttgttttgttttgttttttgcggggcaatgggggttaagtgacttgctcagggtcacacagctagttaagtgtcaagtgtctgaggctggatttgaactcaggtactcctgaatccagggccggtgttttatccactgcgccacctagccacccccctaatCTAGATCTTTCTAATTGTAATCCCTCTGGCTTTGGGAAATGTCAAGATCAACTGTTTACAGTCTCTTACATTTCATTAATTACACAAATTGAAAGGTTTAATGGAGTTAGTTTCCACCCTGAAAGTCCTCTCCAtaccattcccctccccccccttcccccgccGGAAACACATGCTAATAAAATCTCAGGTAtggaccaaaaacaaaaccataagtATTAAAGAACCATACAAGAATCAATCACAACATCCTGACTGCTGGAAGTGGGACAACTATTATGATACACAGCCTTTCCACAAGTCACATCTTCAAAGTGCTGAAAGTTAGTTATATACATAAATTTCCAAATAGAGACACCAGTGAAAATATTAGCTAACACGCTATATCTTTAGTTTGTTCTCTAGAACAGTACTGTCTTGCTGGACATTGGCTACAAGAGAACTTGTGGGCTTTGAGTCTAGAAATATAATAGaagcagaaacaaaaaaagagaaagaacagaagaaagggggggaaatggaGAATAATGAGTGAGAAGAGGGCAATGAGCAGAAGAATCAGTGGCGAGGGAAGACGCATAAATACCCATTCATGAAAAGGAGCAGATGCCATGACAATAGACATCAGAAATGGTCCAGAGGAAGTGAAACATTGTGAGCAGTTGAACAGTCTATTGGCAGTCAGTGAAGAGCCAAATAGGCCTTCAAATATCAGTAGCACGCAACCTAAAAGGCATCACTATATTATGGTTTGGTGCTATAATTGATGTTCACTATGGTTACATTCAGTCATAACTAAGCTAAATTATGATCAATACTCTTTTGCTATGAAGGTAGGGAATTGTATAATACATCTCAGAAAGATCTATACCTTTGaatattaaacatttctttttaaatatataatggtCAAAGTATCTAAGACAGTAAGGTGGCAGAgaggatagagggctgggcctagagtcaggaagaccctcaTCCAATGTTCAAattgggtctcagacacttacttgctgtgtgaccctgggcaagtcacttaatcctgtttccctctttttcctcatctgtaaaatgatctggaaaaggaaatggctaaccactaatatctttgccaagaaaactccaaatgggtgggggggtggggggtcactagagtcagacacaactgaaaaatgactgaacatagcAGGaagttgtttctatttttcttctatttcttggctcaaaacctgcaaagacttttACAGTCATTGCTGTACAGGAAGACAACACTGTTCTAGAGCTATTATTCTAACATATCTCATACTCCAGGAAATGAAACCTGCCACTGTGGAAAGAATTTGAAGTTAGAAGTTCTGGACTTAAATCTTGGCTCTAACATTTTCTGTAGGACATTGAACAAACCACTTACTGTCTCTGGGACttaatgccctcattttaaaATCAGATAGATGAGATGGtctttatggtcccttccagctctaaatcctttggTTCTAAATCAGTTTAACTAAtcagggtttctttctttctttcttttttgtggggcaatgagggttaagtgacttgcccagggtcacacagccagtgagtttcaagtgtctgaggttggatttgaactcaggtcctcctgaattcagggccagtgctttatccactgcaccacctagctgccccctaaatcagggtttcttaaccttttttcccccttcaccttttttgtatcattgaCTCATTTGGCAGTCTGGTGTAGCCTATgaacccattctcagaataatgtaaaATTCATAccataaaatatgtaggattgcaaaggaaaccaatcatattgaaaaaGTTATTGAGTATTAAAAAACCCACATTCTTGGATCCTTTTAAATATACCTGTGGACCCCTTATGTCTCCATAGATGCCAGTTTAATAGATCTtcgactagataatttctaagacaTTAACCAACTCTCAAAATCAGTTTTGAAGGTCTATGTAAAATGTCTTAAACATTCCTCAATTATTCAAAATAGCAACTGATATTTCATCATGTCATCATGACTAATAGTCCCACTCAAACTTCCTTATTAGAAGTACAGTCATGTAGTATAGTGGCACGTACAGTGGGCCTTGAGTAGTGTAGGTTTAGGGCAAGTTCTGGCTCTTtaacttactagtcatgtgattATGGGCAGATTCTGcagctctctgagccttagtttcttcatgtataaactGTAATTAATGATCCTTATTCTACATTATTCTTAGAATGGTTTTGAGGAAAGTGCCTTATAAATCCTAAGACttcataaaatgatataatagCATCCTCAGTTACCAGACACCATTTTTCTCTTTGGTGGAGGGAAGTAGTCCACAGATATAAAATGATCCACAATTACAATTCTGTAGACACTTCTGTGGTCAAGTTAAAGTCTGATTGTTTAATGAGTACAGTACTCATGTTGTTGTCAGAGGCTGTGTGCCCAATGACTAGGGAGCCTGATAAAATCATAAATTGTTTCCTGAAGGTACATTTTTGGCTTGAACCTTTTTAAATGAAGAGATAAATAAGTTATTCTCCTGAGAACAGACATATCAACACAGGTACCATGCATTCATTTGGTGCATCACTGTCCACTGTATATCAGCTCATAAAACTCTGAACAGACTTACTCAGCTTACCACTTTCCAACCCCTAGTTCAGGAAGGGCTTTGCTTTCTTGAGAATTATGTGGAAGTAAATTGTCCTCAATGTGACATCCAAGAAAGTATCATAAGCGTTTTCTCCCCAgccaatattagaaaaatattactGACACttaaatggatttgtgatctgcATTTGAAAGCTCCCTCCAATAGGGTAAGTCACAGCCTATACCAGCCtaacttttgttttcattgttaaTGCATCAGAATCAAATCCTACCATAAAATTATGAAACCTTTTGTAACATCATTCAACTCATACCCTATAAGCTTGTTTTAACATTGTTCATGTGGCAGAATGAACTTTTGCAATGTTATCTCACCTGATTATgtggtttttcccctttctttttttagacCCAATTAAAAAGTTCTGGTGGAACCTGCAAGGGCCAGGGATTCCTTCCCAATTTtgttttagcattttaaaatagaataattgTTAATATTAGCTGGGAAAGAATAGATTGAACAACACACCAGGGTAGACTTTCAGCCTGTTAACAGAAGGGCTTCTTATTTCAGTGTTACCTTCTCCCAACTTACACActtacatacatacctacacagaTAAACAGAAATACACAACATCCTGgaaaaatcataggattttaggGCTGGAAAAGATCTTTAGCATCAtctatttcaattcttttttttttggcaggtgaTAAAATGAGGCTGATGGAGAAAccaatttgcttaaggtcacatagttaatattaataacataggatttagagtcagaagcccCTTTGGTCTTGGCTCtgggctctgtcacttactagctgtgcaatcttGGGCAATCTGCTTCACCCCTCTAGGCTTCAGCCTTTCCATATGCAAAAAGAAAGGTCATGGGATTTTAACCTGGGTTCCATGGATTTcatgggtctgtgaacttggaatgGCAAAAACAtttacatcttttatttttatcccccTCTAATTGAAAGATAACATTTCTTTCATTTACGAATGGTACGCAATAAACAACATTGTGAGAAGGGGGACCTATAGGCTTTACCAAATTGCCAAAGTGCTCCAttccacaaaaaaagttaagaacccagGACTATGTTCTCTAACATCCCTCCAACTTCTAAATTCCCATGGaggagccaggattcaaagctAGATCTTTAGACTCTGAATCTTGTGTTCCTTTCAGCACTCTGTGCAGGACACTGAAGACCCTTAAGTCAGACTCACCTGCTTCTTTCAGCATAAGGAGACCTCTCTTGGCTTCCTCCAGAGGAAGCACAAATGATGTTTTAGCGGTGTGGAAGCAGAAACCACATTTGTAGTTACACTGTCGAGTGAAATGATAGTTTACACTGACAGGGTTAACAGAGAGCCCTGATGCATCTTCCTCTCCTGCAGCCTCTTCTCTTGttgctcctctcttctctccGTGCTGACTGCTCCTCTTGCTACCTGAAGACCATAGCAGTGCCCCAATTGAGGAGTATAAATGTATCAGGATCTTCCACAGAGAAGTTAGCTGGAGACTGAATACATAAAGTAGCTTCTCAGAAAAGCCTGTTAACGTGAGCAACCACATATCTGCCACCTCTCTCTCACTGCTGTGCACAGGACACAACTGAAGCTCACTTCAAACTCTGCTCTTAAATATCAGGGTTCCCATGGGCTGGCTGCTGAGTCACATGTGAGAGATGAtgcttcttgtttttcttgtcaGTTGAGtagtttcatttccttcttctgtgaaatgaaaatTGGAATGCAGACAAGAAATTACACAATCTATGTTATGAGAAAATGAAATTACCTTCTCAGGATTCCCTCTTTCACCCACTGCTTGCTACCTGCACCACATTGTAGTGTTCTGGATGCCTTGGTGATATAGCTTAACTTAAGGCCCTAGTATTGCACTTGAGAAGATATTTTTCAGTGTGTTTTGGGGGAAACTTCCCGGGGTTTTCTTATCTTCAACTTCGCCTCTGAAGCTGCACTCAGGCTGTCTTATATCCCTGGGCTTATTCTAACAGAAGATTTTTAGCTTTATAGAATCAAAGATCTAGAGTTGGGAGGGAGGTATTGAAAGCAGGCCATTCCTCTCAACTATATTCTTCCCATTGTTCCACTCCAAATCAGTCTGCCTTTTCCCCAGAGACCTCTGGAATGCCAGCTCCATAattaacaaagaaacaaaagtgctttcatcttaaatctttttgtTTCTCATTCCTTTCATCTTCTGGCATTCACTAAGGGTCAGGTACTGTGGACTGAGAGCAACTTCTGGCTGTAAGAGTTAATGAACTAATTGACAATAAACTGTAAACCaaccattccaaaggactcatgataaaaaaatgttatccacctccagagaggggAGTGATGAACTCTGAgcgaagattgaagcatatttttttcactttctttatttttcttaatttttttcaacatggttaatgtggacatgaaaaataaatcaattctgAATCACTGACATCCTAAGACAACATAATATATTTTCCAAGGataatgacttcagaaaggtacCTGTTAATTCAAACTCCTACTGATTAAATTTCATTAGATATTTGGAAAGAACACATAGCAATAAGCTGACAGGGAcatttgtgaggataaaaaggaaGTAACATATAGAATGTTTTATAACCAAAGCCTTATATCACTAGTCAAGCAActgatcaatcagcaagcatttattaaatgccttttatgtgtctggggggcagctaggctgtgcaggggatagaatgctgggcctggagtctggaagacctgaattcaactccaccttcaaacactttctagctatatgaccctggacaagtcacttaactctgcttgcctccatttcataatctgtaaaatgagctggagaagaaaatgacaaaccattccaatatctttgccaagaaaaccctaaatggggtcatgaaaagttggacatttGTATAAAACTCTCCTTGTTAGTGGAGAATGATTACTTAATTCTCCATTTGCATGAGGGGGACAGAGTGAGAACTTGGAAGAAGTGAGATCTTAGTTCTTCAGGGTTCCAGCTTCAAGAGAGGGTACTAAGTTTCAGGCTCTTCTGCAGCAAGTGAAAGACTCTGGGGAGAAGCCAACATGTAGTGGAGTTGTCCTTATTCCCGATTTATTACACTATAGACTTTAGGGAATTTCCCCCTGGGTGAGACCAGAGATTGTTGAGCAGAGATATTTCACTCCTAGTGGGATAGCTCATTCACTTTGTCTAAATTGCATTTGGTGGAGAAGTCAAATcttagtatatatacatatatatgtatctatacatatatatgtatagatacatatatatgtatatatctatctatatacacacagattgtgtgtgtgtgtaaaaagagaatgagagagagggagagagagatagagagatggtagagggggagagagagaaagaggagacagagagagagagacagagagagagagagagagagagagagagagagagagagagagagagaatgagaatgagaatcatGCACCTAAATGGGGCATTTCTTCCTCGTTAAAGGTATAGCATCCAGAAAACACAGTTTGAAGCTAAAATCATTCCCCCTAGAAGAGCAATATTTGGGAAAAGGCAAATATAATTCTAGACCAGAAACTCTTCTCTGAGAGAAGAGTAGCTAGTCTAATGGCTTCAATCTCCTCTTTGTATGACACTTCTAGAGAAACCCAAGTGGATAGCACATACCTCTGCTTCCCCAGAGCCTAGCAGTGCCTGACACTTcactagccttaatcactgaatgggcattgcttcAGGTGCTTTGCTTTACATATTTTAGCAAAAAGAAGTTCAATGCTTTCCAGGagagcccatttcacttttggataattCTGATGCTTAGAATAGTTTTGCttatattaaatgaaaatcaACATCTCTGCAACTTCTCCACCATCCCAACCCTATGTCCCTAGTTATGTCCTGTCAGAGTGAAATAGAACAAACTGAATCCTTCATCAATatatcctttcaaatatttgaaaaacatcATTTACCTTTAATCTTCTCAACTCAATAGTGTCAGAAAACATATGGTGATACAAGGCTGAGAGGGGAAGACACAAGACCTTCCCATTCTGGTAGATTTCTTCTCTTAGTCTTTTGTCAAGAAACAAGTGATTATAATTCCTTAAGGGGTCATAAAGAACATTACAAAGTCACTTTTTGTGCTAATATGTGATATTTGAAGTGTTTATAAAATGGCAGTTCTAAGCATAGAAGGTTCTAAAGAGAAATATTGGTTCATTTAAGTGTGGACCCTgataaagggagagaaggagagaagagataggagggaagggaaggggaagtagAGGAAGAGAGGTGAGAAGTTTTCACTTGCGTACCATAGCATAAACACGAAGATAGACCTTGTAGCCTGATTGCTAGTGCTCCCTGCACAGAACAATAATGAAAAGACTGAATGATTAGAAGTTATCTAGGACAACTTTGATTAATCATGGGCATTTGTCTCTAAGTATCTGAAAATAAGAGTGCACAGGGTGAGAGGGAGACAGCCTAACAAATAACATCACCGTTTCCTTGAACCCAAGTTGGTCAGCAAATCACTCATCATCCTAGTCATGCTCCAGCTTGAGAGTGAACAGGACTGCCATTGAATTGCTGACCTTTGAATTGGTTCAATAAGTAACTGTGGTGACAAATGTCATTTATCCTTCAATCCTTCCTTTAATTCCCCCTGTAGGTAAACTAAAGATATCTTCAGTTTCACTTTTCTGTTTAGGTTTCTATTTCATACCAATTTTTTTCTAcagctcttccctcttcctttaccTTAATATTTCTCTGTGTAAGCTACTGTTATAGTTTTCTACTTAGTCTTTGAGGGATACAAAAAACTTCCCCATATtagcccttcaaacacttgaaaacaCCTAACTTTTTCCCATGAAATCTTCTCTACCCCAAGCTGTCAGTATTTTAGGATGCTGCAGGGCTAATAAGTGAAAACACAGGCACTGCCACTTTTGCCAGAAGTCTCTCTTCCAATCTTCTGCATTTAAATGTTGATACAGGcacaagaagggggaaaaaagtgattATAAACTAACAGAGGATATGAAGGAACAGGAGGAAGTAGTGTAAGATGTAAATACTTTGGAGGATTGAGATTCTGGTCTGAAGGTTGTGAATGTGGTAGCACATACCAAGGTGCAGTAGTGATGAGGTTCCCAGGtggacattttatagatgaggaaactgaagttcagactCCTTAAGTAATTTGACCAGAGGCAAACAGGGAATGAGGAAGGACTTTAACCTAGGTCATTAAACTCCAAATTTagtcttctttccattgtaccttaGTACCTTATATAAGAGAATCCTTAACTTCATTgactttacaatctaatggtacggggtgtgggtgtgtggggggggagaacACCACTATCAATCATAAATTAGAGCCTAGAAGGGAACTTAAGCCCATTTATTTTaattcccttgttttacagatgaggaaactgagacccaggagaGGTAAAATGTATAAGATCATATATATTTTAGCTGAAAGaaatttcagaggtcatctagtcccccTCTttatgtagatgaagaaactgaggtccagagaaattaaataatatgcCCTAGGTTATATTAGTAATAAGCGTCAGGGGGCACTTCCTTTGACTCCAATTCCATATGATAATAGTGTAAGGAAAAGTAACCTTAAGACTCAGGGAGTCTTAGTTCTTAGACTAGCTCTGATACAATAGCCTTCTCAGCTCTAAATCATAGGCTTCTAGCTAGTCAGGTCCAGAAATCTCACCTCTGGGCCTAGCAGCTCAAAGCATCCCCTCAAGGGGATACATAGAAGCCATATCCTCCAGCCCCACCCACCTCAGGCTTCCAGGCAACCCAGCTAGGCCTAGGTCCTTGGGTTTCActgttttcagcatttgtttctaTGTCAGAGCCCcaaaagaaaaaactcaacaCTGCCTGTGCTCCTTTCCCACTGCTCTAAAGGAAAGGGCAGGGCGTCTGAGGCTTCTGCAGCGCGGGACATGTCTGGGAGCTGACCGCGCGGCCCCTGCTGTGCCCAGCCCCCGCCCACCTCCGAGCTTTCGTTTCTTCGCGAGCCGTGCCCGCTCTggggcctcccctccccccacgcCCCAACCCCAGTCCCATCGTTAGTTTCGTTTCTGGGTCGGTTTCCTTTTTCCCACTCGGGATTTCGCCCCTCGGGGCGGAGCCAGCGGTCCCTAGAAATGGCCTTTGTCCCGCTTCCGGGCGTCTTCATTCTCAGATTCTTGGAAAGGATGCGGCCGTCGCAGGTGTCAGCTGTCCGTCGCCAGGCCACTTCTATGTGCCAGTCTGACCGGGGCCGAGACCGCTTCTTTGTCCTGGAGCTGCCAGACTTTGGTCTGGCTCATTTCACCCTCTGCGGTGACTGCGGTGACAGCGCACACAGGATCGCCTCGACCCGCAGAGACACCCGCCTTGAGACGTTCCTCCTCGCGCCCGGGCGTAGCTACTCCCTGTACGTGCCCATAGCCCCAGGTTCGGGCTACGGAGGCCGGATCCGCGCTGCGCGTCTGCACCAGCATCTGCTAAAACAACTTAGCCGGGAACCTTTCCAGAAGTGCCAGCTGCGGCGCCTGCTCTCCTACTCCCCTGACAGTCCACCAGGGAGCACGGAGAAGGGCTTCGTCCTGTGGGATCCCCAGGACTGCCTAAAAATACAGAAAGCCTTGGAGGGGCTGCTGGCCGCCTGCAAAGCTCCGCGTCCACATCTGGGCATGTTCGAGGCTGACCACAGTGGTCAGATCTGGCAGAGTCTGTGGGAGCTGCCAGGGGGAGTAGGAGATGAAGGGCGGAAGCTAGTGGGTAAGCTGCGAGTGGTGTCTACTGAGGAGCCTCCTCTGCACCCTTCAGTGCCAGACCTACAGGGCTCTGTGGTTTTTCCCAATTTAGAGGAAGCCCGAGAGGTTATTGTGCAGGTAAGAATTCAGCACCAACCTAGGATGGACAGTCCTAAAtgaaaaccaaaaccccaaatcaTAGGGTTTAAGGGATCATAGGTCCATAAATTTAGAATTGGAGGAGACCAGAAGAaaaaactcattttacatataaggaacacagctttccttacatgtaaagaaagccttttatttatttattttttaaacatagaagcttaaatgacttctccaaggtaaCACAGGTGGTGAATGCCAAACTTTGGGATTTAGACTCTGAGGCCATTCATTGTTATTTACCAGTTTTCTAGAAATCATCTACAGGTGAGAAAGCCTGGGTCAGGAAAGGTTTGTAGtccttgctgttgttcagtcgtacCCAACTCTATGaccactatttggggttttcttggcaatgacactggagtggtttgccatttccttctccagttcattttacagatgaggaagctgtgataaatggagttaagtgatttgccgggagtcacacagctattaaagatctgaggccagagttgaacacaggtgttcctgactccaggcctagcac is drawn from Dromiciops gliroides isolate mDroGli1 chromosome 2, mDroGli1.pri, whole genome shotgun sequence and contains these coding sequences:
- the CMPK2 gene encoding UMP-CMP kinase 2, mitochondrial, coding for MAFVPLPGVFILRFLERMRPSQVSAVRRQATSMCQSDRGRDRFFVLELPDFGLAHFTLCGDCGDSAHRIASTRRDTRLETFLLAPGRSYSLYVPIAPGSGYGGRIRAARLHQHLLKQLSREPFQKCQLRRLLSYSPDSPPGSTEKGFVLWDPQDCLKIQKALEGLLAACKAPRPHLGMFEADHSGQIWQSLWELPGGVGDEGRKLVGKLRVVSTEEPPLHPSVPDLQGSVVFPNLEEAREVIVQCTSSIPEAQEVLNLVDKCPKNAQKGKFPVIVIEGLDATGKTTVTQRIAEALNAVFLKSPPPCVIQWRKIFDNEPAIIRRAYYSLGNYIMASEIAKESMQGPVIIDRYWHSTAAYAIATEISGFPHYLPPAHHLVYQWPKDLLKPDIVLLLTVNPEERIHRIQERGMNKTKEETELETNKLFREKVEISYQRMENPACHIVDANPDREEVIQTVLSVIKKYCTSL